A region of Rhodamnia argentea isolate NSW1041297 chromosome 9, ASM2092103v1, whole genome shotgun sequence DNA encodes the following proteins:
- the LOC115742855 gene encoding polyadenylation and cleavage factor homolog 4, with the protein MDTERITPISRENPRSFPFKPMPNDLVPKPLPPPTVVDRFRALLKQRDDEFRVSADDGASPPPPPSTGEVVAVYESVLSELIFNSKPIITDLTIIAGEQREHAEGIADAICSRIIEVPVEQKLPSLYLLDSIVKNIGKEYVRHFAPRLPEVFCEAYRQVDPSQYGAMRHLFGTWSSVFPPMVLRKIESELQFSSSASNHRSGLSSSRASESPRPAHGIHVNPKYVRQLEHPSAESVGGEATRLRSTENIIRSSYPPRANKLHPSPNAAFTKTLSPLRRGTDMTFSAETDEFTPDSTLRKYDRASPSHTASEYDLARAVGREEQSTDWQRNHFFDVGRKRLGSSAAINLTNGRNHMNPRALIDAYGDDKRKTTSISKPNQIEHSDIRGKVAPMSWQDTEEQEFNWEDMNRSLVDRGRSNDIVQSSVQPYGGSIARLGGRFSSLPPAPARDDPSIYCGDASIMSGPGSADKMTGLQGETNKIASSRYSQKPLNLSTHTSQQFFNRGRVSNLQTVSSAGGMQVGDEKRIPGYRKLPVAKQVDRTIPPRMDSSTFESTYAANLPTSTGTWPATNVHKSNSLPVRAVLPLQKQSTGPVIISGPSTVANQGANHPLLMVEQKLDKFDGKELLPTTKLSLLNQHGGFMPQNQQKNQVRSTPFQPQFLPIQEDQEKVLPSSAAIVSSQMIAPGLNYGFPGQGQRPILSSVQANMLQIAQSSLPIQNIPNNMMHFPGGSLPPLPPGPPPVLSQSLPMSQIPTAGLPNNLGGSGYTGLISSLMAQGLISLTNQTPVQDSVGVDFNMDLLKVRHDSAIRALYDDLPRQCTTCGLRFKFQEEHSSHMDWHVTKNRMSKNRKQKPSRKWFVSTSMWLSGAEALGAEAVPGFLPAESTEEKKSDEEMAVPADEDQNACALCGEPFDDFYSDETEEWMYKGAVYMNAPDGSTAGIDRSQLGPIVHAKCRSESSEVSPGNFSKDEGGTAEEGSQRKRLRS; encoded by the exons ATGGACACCGAGAGAATCACCCCAATCTCGCGAGAAAACCCTAGGAGCTTCCCCTTCAAGCCCATGCCCAATGACCTCGTCCCGAAGCCGCTGCCCCCGCCGACGGTCGTGGATCGGTTCAGGGCCTTGCTGAAGCAGCGGGACGATGAATTCAGGGTCTCGGCCGACGATGGagcgtcgccgccgccgccgcccagcACCGGGGAGGTCGTGGCGGTCTACGAGTCGGTCTTGTCGGAATTGATATTCAATTCGAAGCCAATCATTACCGATCTGACGATTATAGCCGGAGAGCAGCGGGAGCACGCCGAGGGCATTGCTGATGCGATCTGTTCTCGGATTATTGAG GTCCCTGTTGAGCAAAAATTACCATCACTATATCTACTGGATAGCATTGTTAAGAATATTGGGAAAGAATATGTTAGGCACTTTGCGCCCCGGCTACCTGAG GTCTTCTGCGAAGCTTATAGACAAGTCGACCCTAGCCAATATGGGGCCATGCGCCATCTATTTGGCACATGGTCATCTGTTTTTCCACCAATGGTCCTTCGCAAAATTGAGTCGGAACTgcaattttcttcttcagcTAGTAATCATCGGTCTGGCTTGTCTTCCTCGAGGGCTTCAGAATCTCCTCGACCAGCTCATGGCATTCATGTCAATCCAAAGTACGTGCGTCAGTTGGAACATCCATCTGCTGAAAGT GTTGGAGGTGAAGCTACTAGGTTGAGGTCGACAGAAAACATTATTCGTTCATCCTATCCCCCCAGGGCGAATAAGCTTCATCCATCTCCCAATGCTGCTTTTACAAAGACCTTGTCTCCTCTGAGAAGAGGAACTGATATGACTTTCTCTGCAGAAACAGATGAATTTACACCTGATAGCACATTGAGGAAATATGATAGGGCATCTCCATCTCACACTGCCTCTGAATATGACCTTGCAAGAGCGGTAGGTAGAGAGGAGCAGTCAACTGATTGGCAAAGGAATCACTTTTTTGATGTTGGTCGAAAGCGTTTGGGAAGTTCTGCTGCAATCAACCTCACCAATGGACGCAATCATATGAATCCTAGAGCATTGATTGATGCATATGGAGATGACAAGAGGAAAACTACCTCCATCTCTAAGCCCAACCAAATTGAGCACTCGGACATCAGAGGAAAGGTGGCTCCCATGTCATGGCAAGATACAGAAGAGCAGGAGTTCAATTGGGAAGATATGAATCGCAGTTTGGTAGATCGTGGTAGAAGTAACGATATAGTGCAATCATCTGTTCAACCTTATGGCGGGTCAATAGCTAGGTTGGGAGGCAGGTTTTCTAGTCTGCCTCCTGCACCAGCACGAGATGATCCCTCTATTTATTGTGGAGATGCTTCTATTATG TCCGGTCCTGGATCAGCTGATAAAATGACTGGACTTCAAGGCGAGACAAATAAAATTGCTAGTTCCCGCTATTCTCAGAAACCATTAAATTTGTCAACACACACTTCCCAACAATTCTTTAATAGGGGAAGAGTTTCCAATTTACAGACAGTGTCTTCAGCTGGAGGCATGCAAGTAGGTGATGAGAAACGGATTCCTGGTTACAGAAAGCTTCCCGTTGCTAAACAAGTTGACAGGACTATCCCACCAAGGATGGATTCTTCCACTTTTGAATCCACTTATGCTGCCAATCTCCCCACATCAACTGGCACTTGGCCTGCAACTAATGTGCATAAGTCTAACTCCCTTCCCGTTCGGGCTGTACTTCCCCTGCAAAAGCAGTCTACTGGCCCGGTCATTATTTCAGGTCCTAGTACTGTTGCAAATCAAGGTGCAAACCACCCTCTGCTTATGGTTGAACAGAAACTTGATAAGTTTGATGGCAAGGAGCTACTTCCTACTACGAAGTTATCATTACTCAATCAGCATGGTGGGTTCATGCCACAGAATCAGCAAAAGAACCAAGTGCGAAGTACTCCATTTCAACCTCAGTTTCTCCCCATTCAGGAGGATCAAGAAAAAGTTCTCCCATCTTCTGCAGCAATTGTGTCATCTCAAATGATAGCACCTGGATTAAATTATGGATTTCCAGGACAAGGTCAACGTCCAATTTTATCCTCAGTGCAAGCAAATATGTTGCAAATAGCGCAATCTTCTTTACCAATCCAAAACATCCCAAACAACATGATGCATTTTCCGGGTGGATCCTTGCCTCCCCTGCCTCCAGGTCCTCCTCCCGTCCTGTCGCAGTCATTACCAATGTCACAAATTCCCACTGCAGGTCTACCTAATAATTTAGGCGGAAGTGGATACACTGGTTTAATCAGTTCTCTCATGGCTCAAGGGTTGATCTCACTAACGAATCAGACCCCTGTACAG GATTCTGTTGGCGTTGATTTTAACATGGACCTTCTTAAAGTTCGTCATGATTCTGCAATAAGAGCCCTGTATGATGATCTCCCAAGACAATGTACAACATGTGGCTTGAGGTTTAAGTTTCAAGAAGAGCACAGTAGCCATATGGACTGGCATGTGACCAAGAACCGAATGTCTAAGAATCGCAAGCAGAAACCTTCACGGAAATGGTTTGTAAGTACGAGCATGTGGCTCAGTGGTGCGGAGGCATTGGGAGCTGAGGCAGTTCCTGGGTTTTTGCCTGCTGAGAGCactgaagaaaagaagagcgACGAAGAAATGGCAGTTCCTGCTGATGAAGATCAAAATGCATGTGCATTGTGTGGggaaccttttgatgatttctatAGCGATGAGACAGAAGAATGGATGTATAAAGGAGCTGTATACATGAATGCACCTGATGGTTCGACTGCTGGAATTGATAGGTCTCAGTTAGGTCCAATTGTACATGCTAAATGCCGGTCAGAATCTAGTGAAGTATCCCCTggaaatttttccaaagatgAAGGG GGAACTGCCGAAGAGGGTAGTCAAAGAAAACGATTGCGGAGTTAA